Proteins from a single region of Halichoerus grypus chromosome 13, mHalGry1.hap1.1, whole genome shotgun sequence:
- the ZNF521 gene encoding zinc finger protein 521 isoform X5, translated as MSRRKQAKPRSLKDPSCKLEDKTEDGEALGCKKRPEDGEELEDEAVHSCDSCLQVFESLSDITEHKINQCQLTDGVDVEDDPTCSWPASSPSSKDQTSPSHGEGCDFGEEEGGPGLPYPCQFCDKSFSRLSYLKHHEQSHSDKLPFKCTYCSRLFKHKRSRDRHIKLHTGDKKYHCSECDAAFSRSDHLKIHLKTHTSNKPYKCAICRRGFLSSSSLHGHMQVHERNKDGSQSGSRMEDWKMKDTQKCSQCEEGFDFPEDLQKHIAECHPECSPNEDRAALQCIYCHELFVEETSLMNHMEQVHGGEKKNSCSICSESFHTVEELYSHVDSHQQAESCNHSNSPSLVTVGYTSVSSTTPDSNLSVDSSTMVEAAPPIPKSRGRKRAAQQTPDLTVPSSKQAKVTYSCIYCNKQLFSSLAVLQIHLKTMHLDKPEQAHICQYCLEVLPSLYNLNEHLKQVHEAQDPGLIVSAMPAIVYQCNFCSEVVNDLNTLQEHIRCSHGFANPAAKDSNAFFCPHCYMGFLTDSSLEEHIRQVHCDLSGSRFGSPVLGTPKEPVVEVYSCSYCTNSPIFNSVLKLNKHIKENHKNIPLALNYIHNGKKSRALSPLSPVAIEQTSLKMMQAVGGAPARPAGEYICNQCGAKYTSLDSFQTHLKTHLDTVLPKLTCPQCNKEFPNQESLLKHVTIHFMITSTYYICESCDKQFTSVDDLQKHLLDMHTFVFFRCTLCQEVFDSKVSIQLHLAVKHSNEKKVYRCTSCNWDFRNETDLQLHVKHNHLENQGKVHKCIFCGESFGTEVELQCHITTHSKKYNCKFCSKAFHAIILLEKHLREKHCVFETKTPNCGTNGASEQVQKEEVELQTLLTNSQESHNSHDGSEEDVDTSEPMYGCDICGAAYTMETLLQNHQLRDHNIRPGESAIVKKKAELIKGNYKCNVCSRTFFSENGLREHMQTHLGPVKHYMCPICGERFPSLLTLTEHKVTHSKSLDTGNCRICKMPLQSEEEFLEHCQMHPDLRNSLTGFRCVVCMQTVTSTLELKIHGTFHMQKTGNGSAVQTTGRGQHVQKLYKCASCLKEFRSKQDLVKLDINGLPYGLCAGCVNLSKSGSPGINIPPGTNRPGLGQNENLSAIEGKGKAGGLKTRCSSCNVKFESESELQNHIQTVHRELVPDSNSTQLKTPQVSPMPRISPSQSDEKKTYQCIKCQMVFYNEWDIQVHVANHMIGLLHYYAEVHHRMG; from the coding sequence ATGGAGTGGATGTTGAAGATGATCCCACCTGCTCTTGGCCGGCTTCCTCACCTTCTAGCAAGGACCAGACTTCCCCTAGCCATGGAGAAGGATGCGATTTTGGCGAGGAAGAAGGTGGCCCTGGACTCCCATACCCATGCCAATTCTGTGACAAGTCCTTTAGCCGCCTCAGCTACCTAAAGCACCATGAGCAGAGTCACAGTGACAAACTGCCTTTCAAATGCACCTATTGCAGTAGGCTGTTCAAACACAAGCGGAGCCGAGACCGCCATATCAAACTCCACACGGGGGACAAGAAGTACCACTGCAGTGAATGTGATGCCGCGTTCTCCAGAAGTGATCACTTGAAGATCCACTTAAAGACTCACACGTCCAACAAGCCATATAAATGTGCCATTTGTCGCCGTGGGTTCCTGTCCTCTAGTTCCTTGCACGGACACATGCAGGTCCACGAGAGAAACAAGGATGGGTCCCAGTCTGGCTCCAGGATGGAGGACTGGAAGATGAAGGACACTCAGAAGTGCAGTCAGTGTGAGGAAGGCTTTGACTTCCCGGAAGACCTCCAGAAGCACATCGCGGAGTGCCACCCCGAGTGCTCCCCAAACGAGGACAGAGCGGCCCTCCAGTGTATCTACTGCCACGAGCTCTTTGTGGAGGAGACGTCCCTCATGAACCACATGGAGCAGGTGCATGGCGGGGAGAAGAAGAACTCTTGCAGCATCTGCTCGGAGAGCTTCCACACCGTCGAGGAACTGTACAGCCACGTGGACAGCCACCAGCAAGCCGAGTCGTGCAACCACAGCAACAGCCCCTCTCTGGTCACAGTGGGCTACACGTCCGTGTCCAGCACGACTCCGGATTCCAACCTCTCCGTGGACAGCTCGACCATGGTGGAAGCTGCCCCCCCAATCCCAAAGAGCCGGGGCAGGAAGCGGGCTGCTCAGCAAACCCCTGACCTGACCGTCCCCTCGAGTAAACAGGCCAAAGTGACCTACAGCTGTATTTACTGCAACAAGCAGTTGTTCTCGAGTCTGGCGGTTCTGCAGATTCACCTGAAAACGATGCATTTGGACAAGCCAGAACAGGCCCACATTTGTCAGTATTGCTTGGAGGTATTGCCCTCACTCTATAACCTGAATGAACATCTGAAACAAGTGCATGAAGCTCAGGATCCAGGTCTGATTGTTTCTGCCATGCCTGCCATAGTCTACCAGTGCAATTTCTGCTCTGAAGTTGTCAATGACCTCAACACCCTTCAGGAACACATCCGATGTTCTCATGGATTTGCGAACCCTGCCGCTAAGGATAGCAATGCGTTCTTTTGTCCCCATTGCTACATGGGGTTTCTCACTGACTCTTCCCTGGAAGAGCATATAAGACAGGTCCATTGTGACCTCAGTGGCTCCCGATTTGGGTCTCCGGTGCTCGGGACTCCGAAGGAACCGGTAGTAGAAGTCTATTCTTGTTCTTATTGTACGAATTCGCCAATATTCAACAGCGTTCTTAAGCTGAACAAGCATATCAAAGAGAATCATAAAAACATTCCCTTGGCCCTGAATTATATTCACAATGGGAAGAAATCCAGGGCCTTGAGCCCCTTATCTCCCGTGGCCATAGAGCAGACATCTCTTAAGATGATGCAGGCGGTGGGTGGGGCACCTGCGCGTCCAGCTGGAGAATATATCTGTAATCAGTGTGGTGCTAAGTACACTTCCCTGGACAGCTTTCAGACTCACCTAAAAACTCATCTCGACACTGTGCTCCCCAAACTGACCTGCCCTCAGTGCAACAAGGAATTCCCCAACCAAGAATCCTTGCTGAAGCATGTTACCATTCATTTCATGATCACCTCAACCTACTACATCTGCGAGAGTTGTGATAAGCAGTTCACGTCAGTGGACGACCTTCAGAAACACCTGCTGGACATGCACACCTTTGTCTTCTTCCGGTGCACACTCTGCCAAGAGGTTTTTGACTCGAAAGTTTCCATTCAACTCCACCTGGCTGTGAAACACAGTAACGAGAAGAAAGTCTACAGGTGCACGTCTTGCAACTGGGACTTCCGCAACGAGACTGACTTGCAGCTCCACGTGAAGCACAACCACCTGGAAAATCAAGGCAAAGTGCACAAGTGCATTTTCTGCGGCGAGTCTTTTGGCACCGAGGTGGAGCTCCAGTGCCACATCACCACTCACAGTAAGAAGTACAATTGCAAATTCTGCAGCAAAGCCTTCCACGCAATCATTCTGCTGGAGAAACACTTGCGGGAAAAGCACTGTGTGTTTGAAACCAAGACTCCCAACTGCGGCACAAACGGGGCTTCTGAGCAGGTgcagaaggaggaggtggagcTGCAGACCTTGCTGACCAACAGCCAGGAGTCCCACAACAGTCATGACGGGAGCGAAGAAGATGTGGACACCTCGGAGCCGATGTACGGGTGCGACATCTGTGGGGCAGCCTACACCATGGAGACCCTGCTGCAGAACCACCAGCTCCGAGACCACAACATCAGACCCGGGGAGAGCGCCATCGTGAAGAAGAAAGCCGAGCTCATTAAAGGGAATTACAAGTGTAACGTGTGCTCGCGAACCTTCTTCTCTGAAAATGGCCTCCGCGAGCATATGCAGACCCACCTGGGCCCCGTCAAACACTACATGTGCCCCATTTGTGGAGAGCGGTTTCCCTCCCTTCTAACTCTTACAGAACACAAAGTCACGCATAGTAAGAGCCTTGATACTGGGAACTGCCGGATTTGCAAGATGCCTCTCCAGAGCGAAGAGGAGTTTTTAGAGCATTGCCAAATGCACCCTGACTTGCGGAATTCCCTGACGGGATTCCGCTGCGTGGTCTGCATGCAGACCGTGACCTCCACCTTAGAACTCAAAATCCACGGGACATTCCACATGCAAAAGACAGGGAATGGGTCCGCCGTCCAGACCACAGGGCGTGGCCAGCATGTCCAGAAACTGTACAAGTGTGCGTCTTGCCTCAAAGAGTTTCGTTCCAAGCAAGATCTGGTGAAACTTGACATCAACGGCCTGCCATATGGTCTGTGCGCTGGCTGTGTGAATCTTAGTAAGAGCGGCAGCCCAGGCATCAACATCCCTCCCGGCACGAATAGGCCGGGCTTGGGCCAGAATGAGAATCTCAGTGCCATTGAGGGTAAAGGCAAGGCGGGGGGACTGAAGACTCGCTGTTCTAGCTGCAACGTTAAGTTTGAGTCTGAAAGCGAACTCCAGAACCACATCCAAACGGTCCACCGAGAGCTCGTGCCAGATAGCAACAGCACGCAGTTGAAAACTCCACAAGTGTCGCCAATGCCCAGAATCAGTCCCTCCCAGTCGGATGAG
- the ZNF521 gene encoding zinc finger protein 521 isoform X6, whose amino-acid sequence MSRRKQAKPRSLKDPSCKLEDKTEDGEALGCKKRPEDGEELEDEAVHSCDSCLQVFESLSDITEHKINQCQLTDGVDVEDDPTCSWPASSPSSKDQTSPSHGEGCDFGEEEGGPGLPYPCQFCDKSFSRLSYLKHHEQSHSDKLPFKCTYCSRLFKHKRSRDRHIKLHTGDKKYHCSECDAAFSRSDHLKIHLKTHTSNKPYKCAICRRGFLSSSSLHGHMQVHERNKDGSQSGSRMEDWKMKDTQKCSQCEEGFDFPEDLQKHIAECHPECSPNEDRAALQCIYCHELFVEETSLMNHMEQVHGGEKKNSCSICSESFHTVEELYSHVDSHQQAESCNHSNSPSLVTVGYTSVSSTTPDSNLSVDSSTMVEAAPPIPKSRGRKRAAQQTPDLTVPSSKQAKVTYSCIYCNKQLFSSLAVLQIHLKTMHLDKPEQAHICQYCLEVLPSLYNLNEHLKQVHEAQDPGLIVSAMPAIVYQCNFCSEVVNDLNTLQEHIRCSHGFANPAAKDSNAFFCPHCYMGFLTDSSLEEHIRQVHCDLSGSRFGSPVLGTPKEPVVEVYSCSYCTNSPIFNSVLKLNKHIKENHKNIPLALNYIHNGKKSRALSPLSPVAIEQTSLKMMQAVGGAPARPAGEYICNQCGAKYTSLDSFQTHLKTHLDTVLPKLTCPQCNKEFPNQESLLKHVTIHFMITSTYYICESCDKQFTSVDDLQKHLLDMHTFVFFRCTLCQEVFDSKVSIQLHLAVKHSNEKKVYRCTSCNWDFRNETDLQLHVKHNHLENQGKVHKCIFCGESFGTEVELQCHITTHSKKYNCKFCSKAFHAIILLEKHLREKHCVFETKTPNCGTNGASEQVQKEEVELQTLLTNSQESHNSHDGSEEDVDTSEPMYGCDICGAAYTMETLLQNHQLRDHNIRPGESAIVKKKAELIKGNYKCNVCSRTFFSENGLREHMQTHLGPVKHYMCPICGERFPSLLTLTEHKVTHSKSLDTGNCRICKMPLQSEEEFLEHCQMHPDLRNSLTGFRCVVCMQTVTSTLELKIHGTFHMQKTGNGSAVQTTGRGQHVQKLYKCASCLKEFRSKQDLVKLDINGLPYGLCAGCVNLSKSGSPGINIPPGTNRPGLGQNENLSAIEGKGKAGGLKTRCSSCNVKFESESELQNHIQTVHRELVPDSNSTQLKTPQVSPMPRISPSQSDEKKTYQCIKCQMVFYNEWDIQVHVANHMIEES is encoded by the coding sequence ATGGAGTGGATGTTGAAGATGATCCCACCTGCTCTTGGCCGGCTTCCTCACCTTCTAGCAAGGACCAGACTTCCCCTAGCCATGGAGAAGGATGCGATTTTGGCGAGGAAGAAGGTGGCCCTGGACTCCCATACCCATGCCAATTCTGTGACAAGTCCTTTAGCCGCCTCAGCTACCTAAAGCACCATGAGCAGAGTCACAGTGACAAACTGCCTTTCAAATGCACCTATTGCAGTAGGCTGTTCAAACACAAGCGGAGCCGAGACCGCCATATCAAACTCCACACGGGGGACAAGAAGTACCACTGCAGTGAATGTGATGCCGCGTTCTCCAGAAGTGATCACTTGAAGATCCACTTAAAGACTCACACGTCCAACAAGCCATATAAATGTGCCATTTGTCGCCGTGGGTTCCTGTCCTCTAGTTCCTTGCACGGACACATGCAGGTCCACGAGAGAAACAAGGATGGGTCCCAGTCTGGCTCCAGGATGGAGGACTGGAAGATGAAGGACACTCAGAAGTGCAGTCAGTGTGAGGAAGGCTTTGACTTCCCGGAAGACCTCCAGAAGCACATCGCGGAGTGCCACCCCGAGTGCTCCCCAAACGAGGACAGAGCGGCCCTCCAGTGTATCTACTGCCACGAGCTCTTTGTGGAGGAGACGTCCCTCATGAACCACATGGAGCAGGTGCATGGCGGGGAGAAGAAGAACTCTTGCAGCATCTGCTCGGAGAGCTTCCACACCGTCGAGGAACTGTACAGCCACGTGGACAGCCACCAGCAAGCCGAGTCGTGCAACCACAGCAACAGCCCCTCTCTGGTCACAGTGGGCTACACGTCCGTGTCCAGCACGACTCCGGATTCCAACCTCTCCGTGGACAGCTCGACCATGGTGGAAGCTGCCCCCCCAATCCCAAAGAGCCGGGGCAGGAAGCGGGCTGCTCAGCAAACCCCTGACCTGACCGTCCCCTCGAGTAAACAGGCCAAAGTGACCTACAGCTGTATTTACTGCAACAAGCAGTTGTTCTCGAGTCTGGCGGTTCTGCAGATTCACCTGAAAACGATGCATTTGGACAAGCCAGAACAGGCCCACATTTGTCAGTATTGCTTGGAGGTATTGCCCTCACTCTATAACCTGAATGAACATCTGAAACAAGTGCATGAAGCTCAGGATCCAGGTCTGATTGTTTCTGCCATGCCTGCCATAGTCTACCAGTGCAATTTCTGCTCTGAAGTTGTCAATGACCTCAACACCCTTCAGGAACACATCCGATGTTCTCATGGATTTGCGAACCCTGCCGCTAAGGATAGCAATGCGTTCTTTTGTCCCCATTGCTACATGGGGTTTCTCACTGACTCTTCCCTGGAAGAGCATATAAGACAGGTCCATTGTGACCTCAGTGGCTCCCGATTTGGGTCTCCGGTGCTCGGGACTCCGAAGGAACCGGTAGTAGAAGTCTATTCTTGTTCTTATTGTACGAATTCGCCAATATTCAACAGCGTTCTTAAGCTGAACAAGCATATCAAAGAGAATCATAAAAACATTCCCTTGGCCCTGAATTATATTCACAATGGGAAGAAATCCAGGGCCTTGAGCCCCTTATCTCCCGTGGCCATAGAGCAGACATCTCTTAAGATGATGCAGGCGGTGGGTGGGGCACCTGCGCGTCCAGCTGGAGAATATATCTGTAATCAGTGTGGTGCTAAGTACACTTCCCTGGACAGCTTTCAGACTCACCTAAAAACTCATCTCGACACTGTGCTCCCCAAACTGACCTGCCCTCAGTGCAACAAGGAATTCCCCAACCAAGAATCCTTGCTGAAGCATGTTACCATTCATTTCATGATCACCTCAACCTACTACATCTGCGAGAGTTGTGATAAGCAGTTCACGTCAGTGGACGACCTTCAGAAACACCTGCTGGACATGCACACCTTTGTCTTCTTCCGGTGCACACTCTGCCAAGAGGTTTTTGACTCGAAAGTTTCCATTCAACTCCACCTGGCTGTGAAACACAGTAACGAGAAGAAAGTCTACAGGTGCACGTCTTGCAACTGGGACTTCCGCAACGAGACTGACTTGCAGCTCCACGTGAAGCACAACCACCTGGAAAATCAAGGCAAAGTGCACAAGTGCATTTTCTGCGGCGAGTCTTTTGGCACCGAGGTGGAGCTCCAGTGCCACATCACCACTCACAGTAAGAAGTACAATTGCAAATTCTGCAGCAAAGCCTTCCACGCAATCATTCTGCTGGAGAAACACTTGCGGGAAAAGCACTGTGTGTTTGAAACCAAGACTCCCAACTGCGGCACAAACGGGGCTTCTGAGCAGGTgcagaaggaggaggtggagcTGCAGACCTTGCTGACCAACAGCCAGGAGTCCCACAACAGTCATGACGGGAGCGAAGAAGATGTGGACACCTCGGAGCCGATGTACGGGTGCGACATCTGTGGGGCAGCCTACACCATGGAGACCCTGCTGCAGAACCACCAGCTCCGAGACCACAACATCAGACCCGGGGAGAGCGCCATCGTGAAGAAGAAAGCCGAGCTCATTAAAGGGAATTACAAGTGTAACGTGTGCTCGCGAACCTTCTTCTCTGAAAATGGCCTCCGCGAGCATATGCAGACCCACCTGGGCCCCGTCAAACACTACATGTGCCCCATTTGTGGAGAGCGGTTTCCCTCCCTTCTAACTCTTACAGAACACAAAGTCACGCATAGTAAGAGCCTTGATACTGGGAACTGCCGGATTTGCAAGATGCCTCTCCAGAGCGAAGAGGAGTTTTTAGAGCATTGCCAAATGCACCCTGACTTGCGGAATTCCCTGACGGGATTCCGCTGCGTGGTCTGCATGCAGACCGTGACCTCCACCTTAGAACTCAAAATCCACGGGACATTCCACATGCAAAAGACAGGGAATGGGTCCGCCGTCCAGACCACAGGGCGTGGCCAGCATGTCCAGAAACTGTACAAGTGTGCGTCTTGCCTCAAAGAGTTTCGTTCCAAGCAAGATCTGGTGAAACTTGACATCAACGGCCTGCCATATGGTCTGTGCGCTGGCTGTGTGAATCTTAGTAAGAGCGGCAGCCCAGGCATCAACATCCCTCCCGGCACGAATAGGCCGGGCTTGGGCCAGAATGAGAATCTCAGTGCCATTGAGGGTAAAGGCAAGGCGGGGGGACTGAAGACTCGCTGTTCTAGCTGCAACGTTAAGTTTGAGTCTGAAAGCGAACTCCAGAACCACATCCAAACGGTCCACCGAGAGCTCGTGCCAGATAGCAACAGCACGCAGTTGAAAACTCCACAAGTGTCGCCAATGCCCAGAATCAGTCCCTCCCAGTCGGATGAG